The sequence AAGGTCAGCGTTTTAGGCTCGACAACTTTGGGCTTGTGACTAACCCGTATATCAGCCAAAGCATTTGACATGCTGATGCCGGTTATAAATGGGCGACGGACTGAGCTGTGTACTGTTCTGTATTAGCACCTAGAGAGTGTGCACGTTTACCAGAAGGACTTTTTTCTTGGAGATATAAAAAAACCCCTAAGCATTGCTGCTAGGGGCTTTTAAATTGGAGGCCGAGGCCGGAATCGAACCGGCGTTCACGGATTTGCAATCCGCTGCATAACCACTCTACCACTCGGCCTAAACGAAAATGCCGCACTAAGCGGCATCTTCGATAACAAACTGGAGCGGGAAACGAGACTCGAACTCGCGACCCCGACCTTGGCAAGGTCGTGCTCTACCAACTGAGCTATTCCCGCAATCTCTTGGTGACGGGCGCTATTCTAGCCTTTCAGAATATTTAGTCAAGCCCTTGAATACAAAAAAGTTAATCATCTGTTTGATTGGTATGTAAATGAGGTTTTGCTGCCAGTAGGTATTGGACCATTGACCACAGTGTGAGTACTGCAGAAAGGGTTAATAAAATATAGCCGCCGATAACCCAGCCATTAAACGCCGGCGGGTTTGCCAATAAAATAATTAACGCGACCATTTGCGCTGCAGTTTTCCATTTGCCAATACTAGACACTGCAACTTGTGCGCGCTCACCGATCTCAGCCATCCATTCACGTAAGGCTGATACCATAATTTCGCGACAGATAATAATAATGGCCGGCAGAGTGAGCCATATATTGTTGTGCTCAGCTACCAGCAAGACTAAGGCCACCGCGACTATCAGTTTGTCGGCGACTGGGTCAAGAAACGCACCAAAAGGCGTGCTTTGGTTGAGACGTCTGGCTAAATAACCATCAAGCCAATCCGTTAAGCTGGCGAAAGCAAATACCGCGCTGGCTGCCCAATAACTCCAAGAAAATGGCAGCCAAAACAAGACAATAAACACGGGGATAAGCGCGACGCGCATGACAGTTATAATATTTGGAATGTTCATTAAATAATTCTTTTCTTGGCAAAGAATGAAAGAGTAGTTTACGCATTGTGGAGCGCACTATATATGGACTCGGCCAGAGTTTTGCTGATTCCGGGTGTTTTAGCGATTTCTTCTACACTGGCGCGTGATAATTCTTGCAGTCCGCCGAAGTATTTTAGCAGTTCACGGCGACGTTTGGGGCCGACCCCTGCTATACCTTCGAGAACTGAAGTGCGCCGAGTTTTGCCACGCCGAGCACGGTGACCTGTAATAGCAAAACGGTGCGCCTCATCACGGATTTGTTGAATTAAATGCAGGGCAGGCGAGTGCTCAGGTAGATTCAGCTCGGTGGCAGTGTCATTGATGTACAGGGTTTCAAAGCCCGCCTTGCGGGTGACGCCTTTAGCAACGCCAAGCAATAAAATTTGGCTTATGTTTAGTTCTGCAAACACTTCGCGCGCCATATTGAGCTGCCCCTTGCCGCCATCGACTAAAAGAACGTCGGGTAGTTTGCCATTGTTTTCCAGTGCGCTGCTGAGGCGGCGGTGCAGGACTTGGCGCATTGCAGCGTAGTCATCACCGGCGGTGACACCTTCAATATTATAGGTGCGGTAGTCTGATTTACGCGGACCTTCTGGACCAAATACTACACAGGAGGCCACTGTTGCCTCGCCGCTGGAGTGGCTGATATCAAAACATTCAAGGTGTTCTGGTGCTTCAGCTAGGTCCAGTGCTTTGGCTAAAGCAGTAAAGCGTGCGGTCATTTGTGTGCGATTGGCTAAGCGTGCCAGCAGTGCTTGCTCGGCGTTGGTCATGGCTAATTGCTGCCAGCGGGCGCGAGTGCCGCGTACACGGTAGCGAATGTTGATGTTTTTGCCGCATTGTTGGGCAATGGCTGCGGCGATAGCTGGCCAGTCAGAGTGCTCGCTGGTGACGATCAGTTCGTCAGGAAAGTCGCGATCCTTGTGGCTTAAATAATATTGTGCAGTAAAAGCTGCTAAGACATCGGCGCTATCTTCTTCGATGGCCACCTGCGGGAAAAAATTATTACTGCCGAGCACGCGCCCATCACGCACGCTGATGACATGCACGCTAGCGCCACCAGGGCTGACGTTGGCAGCAATGATATCAACATTACCGTGCCCACCTTCCATGCTTTGTTGGTCTTGGACGCGGCGTAATAAAGCAATTTGATCGCGAATAGAGGCTGCTTTTTCAAAATCTAAGGCTTGCGCTGCTTGCTCCATGCTTTGCGTCAGTTCATCGGTTAATGCATTGCTACGGCCTTCTAAAAACATCACCGAGTGGCGCACATCTTCTGCGTACTCATCATGCTCAACCAAGCCAACGCAAGGCGCTTTGCAACGTTTGATTTGATATTGCAAGCAGGGTCGGCTGCGGTTGTTATAAAAGCTGTCTTCGCACTGGCGCACTTTAAAAGCTTTTTGTAGCACGCTCAGGCTTTCTTTAATGGCGCCTGCGCTAGGGTAGGGGCCGAAATAGCGGCCATTGTGTTTCTTGCTGCCGCGATGCATGCCTAAGCGTGGGAAGCTGTTGTCTGAGAGCAGCACATAGGGATAGCTTTTGTCGTCACGCAACAAAATATTGTAAGGTGGACGCCATTGCTTAATCAGTGTTTGTTCAAGCAACAGAGCTTCAGTTTCGTTGGCAGTGACGGTCAGCTCAATGCTGGCGATTTTTGCAACCAAAGCTGCTGTTTTTGGTGCGTTGATCGTGCTTTTAAAATAGCTACTGAGCCTGTTCTTAAGGTTTTTAGCTTTGCCAATATAAAGCAATTGTTGCTCAGCGGAAAACATCCGATACACCCCTGGATGCTGGGTGCATGAACGCAAAAAGGCTGAGGCATCAAAGAGTGGAGTGGTCATTGGTCGAGCTTATATCGTTGAGTTTTCAACAAGGTTATGGCGCACGGCGAGCAAGGCTAGTTCAACATCGTTTTCAATATTTAGTTTTTCAAAAATACGGTAGCGGTAAGTATTGACTGTTTTCGGTGAGACACATAGCAGGTCAGATATCAGTTGGGTTTTCTGTCCGCTAGCAATCATTAAAGAAATTTGCATTTCTCGTTTAGATAACTGCTCAAATGGGCAGCTTTGCTGATTGATATCGAAAGATTTTAGTGCCATCTGCTGAGCTATGCTTGGGCTTAGGTAATGTTTTCCGGCGGCAATCTGGCGAATCGCTTGTACTGTTTCATCAATGCAAGCGCCTTTAGTCAAGTAACCGCTGGCTCCAGCTTGTAATAAACGGGTGGGGAAAGGCTCATCTTCGCATGCAGATAAGGCCAGAATGTTTACCTCGGGAAAACGTTGTTTGATTTTGCGGGTTGCTTCTAATCCACCGATACCTGGCATACGAATATCCATCACAACCACATGAGGGCTCAGCTCACCGACCATGTTATAGGCTTGTTCGCCACTGCTGGCTTGCCCTACAACATGCAAATCACTGATGTCGCCGAGCATCCGAGCAATAGCGGTACGCACTAAATCATGGTCATCAACCAGTAACAGTTTGATCAAGAGCCACCCCAGTATTGAGTTAAAGATTTAAGTGTACCGTCCAAACAGGGTGGTGCAACAGTATCTTAGTGGTAATACAGCTTGCTTTAGCAGCTGCTGTGTTTAAGCAACGCATAGACTTGTATACTGTACAAGAATTTTAAGGAGTGACCTGGTGACTATACAGATGAATTGGATCAGCAACGATGCTGAGTTAGCAGAGCGCTGTAAGTACTGGAATACACTAGCATTTATTGCGTTAGATACTGAATTTATTCGTGTTGATACCTTCTACCCGATTGCTGGGTTGTTGCAAGTGAGTGATGGTGAAGGCACCTATTTACTTGATCCGTTATTGATTTCTAATTGGCAGCCTTTAGCGCAGGTTCTTCGTAATCAAAAGGTCGTGAAGGTATTGCATGCCTGTGGTGAAGATCTTGAGGTATTTTCGCGTTTAATCGGCGTGCTGCCTAAGCCGATGTTTGATACTCAGGTGGCAGCAGGTTATTTAAATATTGGTTTTTCTATGGGCTACTCGCGTTTGGTGCAGCATGTATTGAATATTGAGCTGCCTAAAGGGGAGACGCGTTCGGATTGGTTGCAACGTCCGTTAAGTGAGTTGCAGGTACTTTACGCAGCGCAAGATACTGAGTACTTGGTTGATGTGTATCGTGCTTTAGAAGAGCAGTTGACTGAACAAAAGTATGCGTGGGTGCTTGAGGATGGTGCGTTTTTAGTAGCCGATTATACTGAAGAGACTGACCCTTTTGATCTTTGGCGTGGCATTAAGCAGGCGTGGAAGTTGGCGCCGCAACAATTAGCGGCTTTGCGGGAGTTGGCCGCATGGCGTGAGCAGCAAGCACGCTTGCGTGATGTGCCGCGTAATCGAATTGTTAGAGAAAGTACGCTGTGGGCATTGGCGCATGAGCAGCCAGCAGATATGACGCATTTGGCTGAGCTTGAAGATATGCATCCACGAATTTTGCGTAAAGAGGGTGCAACTTTATTAGGCATTATTAAGAAGGTTAAAGCCCTGCCTGAATCAGCTTGGCCGGCCGCGTTGCCTGAGCCTCTGCCAATTGAGGCAAGCAAAGTGTTAAAGCGTTTGCGTAAGGTGGGTTTTGAAATGGGGCATGAGCTGGATATTGCACCTGAATTGATGTTGCGCAAAAAGAAACTAGAAGCGTTGTTGCGTACTGGGTATCCATCGGGGCCTTATTCTTTGCCAGAGAGTTTGCGAGGGTGGCGGCGTGAGTTGATGGGTGATGCATTGTTGGCGTGCTTAGAGGATGTACAGTGAAACGAATTTGTTCGGTTTATCATAGTTCTAAAAAAGCAGGCATGTATCTGTACGTGTTGCGTGCAGATGCGCTAAAACGTGTGCCAGCCCCTTTGCTTGAGCTGTTCGGAACGCCTAAGCGTGCATTTGATTTGGTGCTGACGCCTGAGCGTAGATTGGTTCGTGAAGATATTAGCCAAGTGCTGAGTAACCTTGATTCGCAAGGCTATCACTTGCAGCTGCCACCGCCGGAGGATGAGTATATTGTGCATTGGCCGGAAGAATTGTTGCGGCGTAATGATCCAGTGTGATGTGGGTGTTTTTATTTTTTTCACAACAGTGTGGTTTGCTAGTTAACGCTGTGAGTTTGTACTGGCAGTGTCTTGTATGTGTGCGCTGGTTGGACTAGATAATGTGCGTTGGCTGTGCTTCGCTATTGCTGTTTGTCCGTTGATGAACCCATCCAGGGTTCAACTCCGGCGCTTCGCCATCCTTGGCTCGCTCGTCACAGCAACACCGAAGCACGCTTTGAACCTATGTACTGTTTGCAACAATGTAGCTTGACTCGTTTTAGAGCGACATAGATCAGGCTTGCAGTCCATAGCAATGTTTTCTGAATGGTGTGTGGGTGATGTGGCTTTTAAAGAGACGCACAACAAAACTGCTAACAACATCATTGATCAACGAGTGCCGTGTTAGTGACGTGGCAAGCGTAGCCAGGGATGGTGTAGGGCCTGAATTGCGCCAGGAAGGCGCATTGAGGGAAGAGCGGCACTAATGCGGCACGGCACGCGCCTATTGTGTTTAATGCTTTTATGGCTTGTATTGGCGAGAGGTTAAATACTGGGTGGGCTTGCGTAGCTTTAATGGAGAGGAGGTTATGCGTAGACGGGGTGTGGTGAGTTGCGGGGTAAGGTTGGGTTTATAATTCTATAGGCATAAAAAAACCCGCCGAAGCGGGTTTTTTCAGATGCACAAATTAAGAAACAACTTGTACTTCTTCAGCTTGCATACCTTTCTGGCCGCGAGCAGCTACGAAAGATACAGTCTGGCCTTCTTTCAGGCTTTTGAAACCGTCGCTTTGGATAGCGCGGAAGTGAACGAAAAGATCGTCACCTGATTGTGGAGTGATGAAGCCGAAGCCTTTTTCATCGTTAAACCATTTAACTACACCAGTTTGGCGATTAGACATTGTATGTCTCCTTGTACGAAGTAAAATTATACTTGGGCTGAGCCCAAGGTGATACTGAGCGCAAGGAGTTACAGGAGTCGTAGCAATGATTGGATCGAGATCTAAACATATATTGATTCACGGTTACACATGCAGCAGCAGTGCGATGTAATGTACCACTTTTTTTCTGAAGTGCCAGCATTATTTTAAAATATCTCTAAAAGCTAGGCTTTGTATTTTTGTCTCTGATTTTTGTTGTTGAGTTTTATGACGATTGTTTAGTGTGTTATCTATTGGCTGTTACAGGTAAACTGTTGGCAAATTTTTTTGGTCATAATAGCCAGTATTTAGGAAGGATCGTATGAGCATAAAACCTGATAAGTGGATTCGCCGTATGGCGCAAGAGCACGGCATGATTGAGCCTTTTGTCGAGCGCCAAGTGCGTACGGAGGGCGAGGAGCGTCTGATTTCGTATGGTGTTTCTAGTTATGGTTATGATGTGCGTTGTGCTGATGAGTTCAAGGTGTTTACCAATTTGCACTCGGTGACGGTTGATCCTAAAAACTTTGATGAAAAGAGTTTTGTCGATGTGAAGGGGCCGGTGTGTATTATTCCGCCGAACTCTTTTGCGCTGGCGCGTACGGTGGAGTTTTTCCGGATTCCACGTAATGTGTTAACGATTTGCTTGGGTAAAAGTACCTATGCACGCTGTGGAATCATCGTCAACGTGACGCCGCTTGAGCCAGAGTGGGAAGGTCATGTGACGCTTGAGTTTTCTAATACCACAACCTTGCCGGCGAAAATTTACGCCAATGAAGGTGTGGCGCAGATGTTGTTCTTTGAGTCAGATGAAGAATGTGAAGTGTCATATAAGGATCGTGATGGTAAGTATCAAGGCCAGCGTGGGGTGACGTTACCGCGGGCTTAATAGGTTTTGGTTTTGTATTTTTGTGAGCGGCAGGCTGTGTAGACGGTCTGCCGTTTTTTTATGCCTAGATTTTATTTTCTGTTTGGTTGCTAAATATTATTGCTTTGGTATTGGTTGCGGCAGGCGTAAATTATTCAAAAGACTTTTTGCTAGGGGTGTACTGGTCATTGCGTGGCATAGCGTACTTCAGGGTAAGTGTTTTTCCGTCGATGAACCCATCCTGGGTTCAGCTCCGGCGCTCACCATCCCTGGTTCGCTTGTCACACCAACCCCGAAGTACTCGTTGATCAGCGGCGTAGTTATTACCGTTGATATAAGGCTCGTCTGATTCTGAATGCTTCGAGTTTAAGTATCAGCTTTGTAAAGAGCACCATGTTACGTGTTAGCTGAGCTTTTTAGAAGATGAGCAAACCCTAGCGTTGATCAATGCTTCTGCTTTAAAAGAGTCATGCTACAGACTAGAAAACAACATCAATGATCAACTGCAGTGTGCGGGTGTTGTGGCGAGCGAAGCCAGGGGTGGCGTAGCGCCCGCATCACGCCAGGAAGGCGTGTTAAGGGAAGAACAACACCTGCACGCTGCAACATGCACAGAAAATACAATTAAAGCGGAAACAGTATAGGCACAAGGATAACGCTAGTGAGCATCACCAGAACGGTGAAAGGCACACCAATACGTACAAAATCACTGAAACAGTATTGACCGGGGCCGAGGATCAACGTGTTTACCGGCGAGGAGATGGGTGTCATAAAGGCGGCTGAGGCTGCTAAAGCGACGATCATCGCAAAAGGGGCCGCAGACGCCTGCATTGCTTGTGCGCTGGCAATGGCGACAGGGGCCATTAACACAGCGGTGGCGGTGTTAGAGATAAACAGGCCTATGACTGCGGTGGCTACGAAAAGAATCGCTAAGATCATACGTGGCCCAGCATTGCCAAATAAACCGAGTAAACCGTTGACTGCTAAGTCAATACCGCCGGTTTTTTGCAAAGCAAGAGCAAAAGGCAGCATGCCGACAATTAACACAATGCTCTGCCAATGAATTGAACGGTAGGCGCTATCCATATCAATGCAACGAAAAGCACCCATCAGCAAACAGCCAATAAGCACTGCTAAAACGTTAGGCACGATACCCGTTACCATCAAGATAATCATCACCGCGAGACTAAATAAAGCATGTGGCGCTTGGCTTAGGGCGGGCGCCACATCATCCACTTCTGCAGGCAAACTCAATACCAGAAAATCTCGACTGTGACCTTGTAGGTTACGAATGTGCTTCCAGTTACCAGCCACCAGCAAGGTGTCACCGGCTTTGAGCTTTTCATCCACCAGCAACCCGTCTAGTGCTTGCTGGTTGCGGCGCAGACCCATCACATTAAGCTTGCGGTGGCTGCGAAAACCCAGCTCCTGGATGGTCTTGCCTGCGAGGCGCGAGTCTGGGGGCAGCATCACTTCGGCCATGCCGAGCTCGCGCTGGTGATCACTAAAATAACTGCTTTGCATTGTGACCGGTTCAACGCCCAGCTCATAATAGGAGTTGAGCAGGTCAATGGTGGGGCTGACTAAATCAACCAGTAGCACATCACCGCTGAGTAGCTCGGTGCTGCCGGTTGCGCCCAATAATGAGATACGAAAGCGTCGCTGGCGTTCTACGGCAATCACATTAATGCCGTACTGCTGGCGCAATTGTAGTTCGTTTAAAGTTTGGCCTACTAGCGTTGAGTTGGGGCGAACCCGCAGACGCCTCTCACGACCTGCAAGCCGATACTCTCGAACCAGATCAGCAATGTTGTGACGCGCCTCGCCGGCTGTTTTTTTGCTATCCGCGCTCGCCAGCCAGCGACGGGTGGCCAACATATAGAAAATGCCCAGCACTAAAACAGTTAAACCAATCGGAGCAAAAGTAAAAAAACTAAAGCCGGCATAACCTGCACGCACCAACTCACTGTGCACGATCATGTTGGGCGGGGTGGCGACTAGAGTGAGCATGCCGCTGATTAAGCCAGCAAAACTGAGTGGCATCATTAAACGGCTGGGTGAAATCTTTAGACGTGCGGCAATGCTTAATACCACGGGAATGAAGATAGCCACTACGCCAGTAGAACTCATCACTGAGCCAAGCCCAGCAACAGTGAGCATCAGCAGGACAATCAGGCGGGTTTCACTGCTGCCAGCGCGGTGCATCAGGCGCTCACCCAGTTGATAGGCAATTCCAGTACGTACCAAACCCTCACCAATGACAAAGAGTGCCGCGATCACCACCACGCTGGGATCACTAAAGCCGGCTAGGGTTTCTTGTACGCTAAGCACACCGGTCAGCGGCAGGGCGACAATCATCAGCAAAGCGACAACATCCATGCGCGGTTTATTGCGCACAAATAAGGCTACGGCAAACAGCAGAAGCAGCAGCACCCAGCCCAATTGCAGGTTCATATTAGCTGAGCAGTAAAGCGTCGTCGGCCAGCTTTTCGCCGCGTACTTGTTCAAACATTGCGAGCAAGTCGGGCACGTCTAACCCTTTACGCTTGTCGCCACTGACATCCAGAACCACTTGCCCTTGGTGCAGCATGATAGTGCGATCGCCCACATCCAGTGCTTGGCGCATGCTGTGGGTCACCATCATAGTGGTCAGTTGTTTTTCTTTGACAATGCGCTGAGTCAGCTGCAAGACAAAGTCCGCTGTGCGCGGATCGAGCGCGGCAGTGTGCTCATCAAGGAGCAGAATTTGTGATGGACGCAGTGCTGCCATTAGCAGACTTACTGCTTGGCGTTGACCGCCGGACAATAAACCAATGCGGTCATGTAAGCGGTTTTCTAGACCTAAACCTAAAGTGGCTAAATGCTCTCGAAACTCCTCGCGCAAAGACACTTTAATTGCACGGCTGAGCCCGCGGCGTTGTCCGCGCTGTTCGGCCAATGACATATTTTCTTCGATGGTTAAGTCTTCACAGGTACCGGCCATAGGGTCTTGAAAAACCCGTGCGACTTGCTTGGCGCGCTCCCATACCGGCAGTTCGGTAACATCGTTGTCATCAATTAAAATAGAGCCGCTATCGACGCTTAAATCACCTGAAATCGCATTTAAGAAAGTCGATTTACCCGCGCCATTGGTGCCAATGACCGTAACAAATTGTCCAGACGGGATTTGCAGTGACATTCCACACAGTGCACGTGTTTCAATTGGTGTGTCAGGGTTAAAGGTGATGTGTAAATCATTTGCTTTAAGCATCTTAAACCCTCTTGCGGCGTGAGAAACGCTGTTTGATCAGTGGAATCACCAAGGCAAAGGTGACTAAAAGCGCAGTGACTAGGTTGAGATCTTGCGCTTCTAGGCCGATAAAGTCGCTGTTGAGGGCTAGAGCAATAAAGAAGCGGTAAACAATCGCACCTAAAATAACAGCCAGAGTGACTAAGAACAGTTTGCGCGATGGCAGAATACTTTCGCCAACAATCACCGCCGCTAAGCCAATCACAATGGTACCGATGCCCATGGAAATATCGGCACCGCCTTGGCTTTGCGCAAACAGCGCGCCGGCTAAACCAACTAAGCCGTTTGAGATAGCCATACCCAAAATAATCATTGCGCCGGTATTCACGCCTTGTGCGCGAGCCATACGGGGGTTAGAACCCGTGGCGCGAATGGCCAAGCCTTGGCGGGTAGAGAAATAGGCATCTAGCGCTAATTTAGCGAACAACACGATCAGAACTAAAATAGCAGGGCGAGCAATGTAGTCAACCAGCCAGCTCGGCTCGAGTATGGTGAAGAGGGTTGGCTCCATAATTAATGGAATATTGGGCTTGCCCATAATGCGCAGATTGATGGAATACAGGGCAATCATCATCAAGATGCTGGCCAGCAGATCCATGATTTTTAAATGCACATTTAAAATAGCAGTGATGATCCCAGCGCCGGCACCGGCTAACGCAGCTAATGCCGTGGCAAGAAAAGGGTCCATACCATTAGAAATACATAAAGCGCCAACCGCGCCACCCAAAGGGAAGCTGCCATCAACAGTGAGATCAGGAAAACGTAACAAGCGGAAGGAGATAAACACCCCGAGTGCCACTAAACTAAAGATCAAACCGATCTCAAGCGCACCAAACATTGAAAACAGGGACATGGGCAGGTTGACCGAAAGCTAAATAAAAATACCCCGAGTACCATGCAGTACCCGGGGCGCGACAAAGTGTTAGCGAATGACTTCAGCTGCGTTATCAATCAACGCCTGTGACAAAGTCACACCTTGCTTTTCAGCAGCTGCTAGATTGACAAACAACTGAACATTTTCACTGGTTTGCGGCTTGATATCGCCAGGATTCTCACCCTCTAAGATACGTACCACAATACGACCCGTTTGTTGGCCCAAGTCGCGGTAATTTACGCCCAGCGCCGCAATTGCGCCACGCTTTACGCTATCAGTGTCAGAAGCGATCAATGGAATTTTCATGTCGTTACCGACTTTCACCAAAGCCTCGTAGGCAGATACCACGTTGTTATCCGTGTTGGTGTAAATCACATCAACTTTGCCCACTAAGCTGCGCGCTGCAGTGCCTACGTCAACAGAACGTGGTGCGGCGGCTTCAACCAAGGTCAGGTTGTATTGCGGTAAAATTTCTTTCAAGGCAGTAACCACAGCAACCGAGTTGGCTTCGCCTGGGTTAAATACCATACCGATACGTGTAGCATTGGGCACGACTTGCTTAACCAGTTCCATTTGCTTGCTCAGCTCGAGAACGTCAGACACGCCAGTCACATTAGTGCCGCTGGCTTCCCAGCTTGGCGTTAATTGGCCTTCTACAGGGTCAGTCACAGCTGAGAAAACAATTGGGATGCGCTTAGTTCCTGCGACAGCGGCTTGTGCCGATGGCGTGGCAATCGCAACGATAGCATCAGGCTGGTCACCAATAAATTTACGTGCGATTTGCGCCGCAGTACCGGTGTTGCCTTGTGCGCTTTGGTATTGCCATTTAAGGTTTTTACCTTCGCTGTAGCCGGCTTCGTTTAACGCGTCCAGCACACCGTCGCGTACTGAATCGAGAGCAGGGTGTTCAACAATTGCAGTGACCGCAACAGATTTGACAGTGTCTGCCAAGGCGCCAAATGAAGCGCTCATCGAAAGGGTTAGTGCACTGAGAGTGAGCAACGCTTTTTTTGATAACGTAGTCATGTTTTCATGCCTCTTGTGGGGGTAGTGGCAGTATGCCAGCTAAGCCCCTGTTCTTGTATAGGTGTAAATCAGCTTATTGTAAGCTGGCAATACGCGTATGTTGTTCAGTCAAACGGGCTAAAGCTTGCTCGAAGTCAGCTTGCTTAGCACGCTCTTTTTCAATTACATCGGCTGGCGCTTTAGCAACAAAACCTTGATTGGCTAATTTGCCCGAGACGCGCTTGATTTCACCGTTGAGGCGTTGCATCTCT comes from Pseudomonas sp. C27(2019) and encodes:
- a CDS encoding ABC transporter substrate-binding protein; translation: MTTLSKKALLTLSALTLSMSASFGALADTVKSVAVTAIVEHPALDSVRDGVLDALNEAGYSEGKNLKWQYQSAQGNTGTAAQIARKFIGDQPDAIVAIATPSAQAAVAGTKRIPIVFSAVTDPVEGQLTPSWEASGTNVTGVSDVLELSKQMELVKQVVPNATRIGMVFNPGEANSVAVVTALKEILPQYNLTLVEAAAPRSVDVGTAARSLVGKVDVIYTNTDNNVVSAYEALVKVGNDMKIPLIASDTDSVKRGAIAALGVNYRDLGQQTGRIVVRILEGENPGDIKPQTSENVQLFVNLAAAEKQGVTLSQALIDNAAEVIR